The following proteins come from a genomic window of Candidozyma auris chromosome 4, complete sequence:
- a CDS encoding mitochondrial 37S ribosomal protein uS4m: MPRRAYNLLSATRGRVRASMNKANLFNLFKKTIPRYNSKTLYQQKWSAKQDSRAYHGEHLGEKRWKAIFKPNLNSVAQLDASLQGKEVSPTPMAIQTYATLEKRLEVALFRAMFASSVRQAREFIKNGHVKVNGVVVKHSSFPLKSGDVFCVNPEKALLAMGRVKPSVEQAIKVDKRQIGAWNNYVKTAKQHPREVWEMKQNKPASLNTLNEEATSKKVTAEQYNENLEKQMLQEQRNTSRESILAKILAAAANKPVKELSPETFRSILPNRDDSVKAFNAYKILKEADVSVLNEPSLENCKRYISTKSTEFDSKDAAKTASHVKKILSEINSSHLEYLRVQCESSKLPEGSVSMPYSPDFAKKLKTHPKLDKEAILEDESNANINLPWQKGLFGRQDPSKPYFSPWTPRQFLGAFAVLPHHLEISFETCHAVYLADPVARPGHSEVISPFGLATHERAFLYYARKGM; the protein is encoded by the coding sequence ATGCCCAGAAGAGCGTACAACCTTCTCTCGGCAACGAGGGGCCGAGTGCGTGCTTCTATGAATAAGGCCAACTTATTCAATCTTTTTAAAAAGACAATACCTCGCTACAACTCGAAAACATTGTATCAGCAAAAATGGCTGGCCAAGCAGGACTCTAGAGCGTATCACGGAGAGCACTTGGGGGAGAAAAGATGGAAGGCCATTTTCAAGCCTAATCTCAACTCGGTGGCCCAGTTGGATGCGTCGTTGCAAGGTAAAGAGGTGAGTCCAACGCCTATGGCTATTCAGACATACGCTACGTTGGAAAAGAGACTTGAAGTAGCTCTTTTCCGGGCCATGTTTGCATCATCCGTGAGACAGGCCCgtgagttcatcaagaatggGCACGTGAAAGTCAATGGTGTGGTAGTCAAGCATTCGTCGTTCCCCTTGAAAAGTGGGGATGTTTTCTGTGTCAACCCTGAAAAGGCTCTTTTAGCTATGGGCAGAGTCAAGCCTAGTGTTGAGCAGGCCATCAAAGTCGATAAGAGGCAGATAGGCGCATGGAACAACTATGTCAAGACCGCCAAGCAGCATCCCAGAGAAGTGTGGGAGATGAAGCAGAACAAGCCTGCTTCGTTGAACACCTTGAACGAAGAAGCAACcctgaagaaagtgacTGCCGAGCAGTATAACGAAAATTTGGAAAAGCAGATGCTTCAGGAGCAAAGAAACACCTCAAGAGAATCCATCTTGGCTAAAATCTTGGCGGCTGCTGCCAACAAGCCCGTGAAGGAGCTTTCGCCGGAGACATTCAGAAGCATTCTTCCTAACCGTGACGATTCCGTCAAGGCTTTTAATGCATacaaaatcttgaaggaggCCGATGTGTCAGTATTGAACGAACCTTCGCTCGAAAACTGCAAAAGATACATTTCCACAAAATCCACAGAGTTCGACAGCAAAGACGCTGCCAAGACCGCTTCTCATGTAAAGAAGATTTTGCTGGAAATCAATTCATCTCACTTGGAGTATCTTCGTGTGCAATGCGAGAGCTCCAAATTGCCTGAGGGCTCAGTTAGCATGCCATACTCTCCGgactttgccaaaaagcTAAAAACCCACCCCAAATTGGACAAGGAGGCTATTCTTGAAGACGAGTCGAACGCCAACATCAATTTGCCTTGGCAAAAGGGCCTCTTTGGCCGTCAAGACCCTTCGAAACCATACTTCTCCCCATGGACACCCAGACAGTTTCTTGGAGCTTTTGCTGTTTTGCCCCACCACCTCGAAATCTCATTTGAGACGTGCCATGCGGTTTACTTAGCGGACCCTGTGGCTAGGCCGGGCCACTCTGAGGTGATTTCACCTTTCGGTCTTGCTACACACGAGAGAGCTTTCTTGTACTATGCCAGAAAGGGAATGTAA
- a CDS encoding tRNA 1-methyladenosine methyltransferase subunit GCD10 → MKSRTTISAGQHVLIRLPSEGLRIVLLREDGTVSLGKFGAFKVSSILGHPLGTTFEINEDQIASPIKSLTSVEDKVEVENEQDEETEKEALIKYFEKSAESNQDIINVGSKIQKLDNKQIDELKKSGASSEIGQKIIEQIIAGHAAFDKKTVFSQQKYLRRKQMKFLRRFQVEYLGSSQLLQYFIEKDMQKVLDMSEETLGLLLSYANVRPGGRYLVLDDTSGVIIYAMMERMQGKGQIMLVHENEHPNLAALRYSDYPEELQEQMITPISWLQFIEPEDEKIVWEELSQQEIDELKPNKKLQYHRRSKKAKEINDALDSVIRGNFDALISCTTLSIPSFLPHVIERVGGSRPLVFYSTFKELLLEAQHELTKDKRVLAPSIFETRARIYQTIQGRLHPLMTSRGYGGYVLWATRVIPAGGHIQAVGKGSRKKAKSEAPKSDEEMKEKRQETPLFVATESSDRDVKGVPMEQT, encoded by the coding sequence ATGAAAAGCAGAACGACTATTTCGGCAGGTCAGCATGTTTTGATACGCTTGCCTTCTGAAGGGCTCCGCATTGTGCTTTTGCGTGAGGACGGGACGGTATCTTTGGGCAAATTTGGTGCGTTTAAAGTAAGTTCGATCTTGGGCCACCCATTGGGAACGACATTTGAAATCAACGAGGACCAGATTGCTTCTCCGATTAAGTCGCTCACAAGTGTAGAAGACAAGGTGGAAGTTGAAAATGAGCAGGACGAGGaaacagagaaggaggccttgatcaagtacTTCGAGAAGAGTGCAGAAAGTAACCAGGACATCATCAATGTTGGGCTGAAGATACAGAAACTAGATAATAAGCAGAttgatgagttgaagaagctgggGGCATCTTCGGAGATCGGCCAGAAAATAATTGAGCAGATCATAGCCGGGCACGCAGCATTCGATAAGAAGACGGTCTTCTCGCAGCAGAAGTActtaagaagaaagcagatGAAGTTCTTAAGAAGGTTCCAAGTAGAGTACTTGGGAAGctctcaacttcttcaatattTTATCGAAAAAGATATGCAGAAAGTGCTTGATATGAGCGAGGAGACCTTGGGGCTTCTACTCAGCTACGCCAATGTGCGTCCTGGAGGCCGCTATTTGGTGCTTGATGATACTTCGGGAGTGATTATTTACGCAATGATGGAAAGAATGCAAGGAAAAGGTCAGATTATGCTTGTGCACGAAAACGAACACCCCAACTTGGCAGCATTGCGTTACTCGGATTACCCTGAGGAGCTCCAAGAGCAGATGATCACGCCAATAAGCTGGCTTCAGTTCATCGAGCCCGAAGACGAAAAAATCGTCTGGGAAGAACTTTCGCAGCAGGAGATTGACGAGTTGaaaccaaacaaaaaattgcaGTACCATAGGAGACTGAAGAAGGCGAAGGAAATTAACGATGCTCTTGACTCGGTTATCAGGGGTAACTTTGATGCATTAATCTCGTGTACAACATTAAGTATACCGTCATTTTTGCCGCATGTCATTGAAAGAGTCGGTGGGTCAAGGCCTTTAGTATTCTACAGCACGTTCAAAGAACTCCTCCTTGAGGCACAGCACGAGCTCACAAAGGACAAGCGTGTGTTGGCTCCTTCTATTTTTGAAACACGTGCAAGAATATACCAGACCATCCAGGGCCGTTTGCATCCACTCATGACTTCAAGAGGTTACGGTGGGTACGTTCTTTGGGCAACCAGAGTGATCCCTGCTGGAGGACACATCCAGGCGGTAGGAAAAggttcaagaaagaaggctAAGTCTGAAGCACCTAAAagcgatgaagaaatgaaagagaagagacaagaaACGCCACTTTTTGTTGCAACCGAGTCGTCAGATAGAGATGTCAAAGGTGTGCCCATGGAACAAACTTAA